The proteins below are encoded in one region of Colias croceus chromosome 17, ilColCroc2.1:
- the LOC123699174 gene encoding zinc carboxypeptidase A 1-like — MALFYPHFNKCCFCIVGNICLIKAAQCGCKSLRSCYAEMLDKLLDVEEDACVENVAIGPSTVTIFLKALKQFCGDVIDVRSDALTYESRILYEVVLNSTNEVDSPETKPIIMIDAGQRAGSQSVMLALYVIEQLVACEEYEDMLEKVTWVILPSTNPDGQEYVRCKREPWNKNMFPLQEALTFGVDISRNFVDSWSSCRSTENIFSSEYPGPAPASENETMFISSIIAKYKPNIKAYLSIRRDGHSILYPFASISSSPASHVQTKAGEIAAKVNQRSGSLQWFSNMSIYEMNGKPWCGHSVDYAYNKHGIAYSFEMRVFPESDNTIMSKFQSLPKGYDASLRNGYFTGIRELYNTVVSEKQRKQRRNLIK, encoded by the exons ATGGCATTGTTTTATCCGCATTTTAACAAGTGTTGTTTCTGTATTGTAGGAAACATTTGTCTAATAAAAGCAGCTCAATGCgg GTGCAAGTCATTACGCTCATGCTATGCGGAAATGCTGGACAAATTGCTTGATGTAGAAGAAGATGCGTGTGTTGAAAACGTAGCTATAGGACCAAGTACG GTGACTATTTTCTTAAAAGCTCTTAAACAGTTTTGTGGTGATGTTATTGATGTACGCAGTGACGCTTTAACGTATGAAAGTAGAATACTTTATGAG GTTGTATTGAACAGTACAAACGAGGTAGATTCGCCAGAAACAAAGCCCATAATTATGATAGACGCAGGACAAAGAGCCGGCTCCCAGTCTGTTATGTTGGCTCTTTACGTGATTGAACAGCTAGTTGCTTGTGAAGAGTACGAGGACATGTTGGAGAAGGTGACCTGGGTCATCCTGCCTAGTACTAATCCAGATGGACAGGAATACGTTAGATGT AAACGAGAACCTTGGAATAAGAATATGTTTCCATTACAAGAAGCCCTCACTTTCGGGGTGGATATCAGTAGAAATTTTGTTGACTCTTGGAGCAGTTGCCGGTCcactgaaaatatattttcttctgaATATCCTGGCCCTGCACCAGCATCAGAAAATGAAACAATGTTCATTAGCAGTATCATCGCAAAGTACAAACCAAATATAAAGGCCTATTTGTCAATTAGGCGCGATGGCCATTCAATATTGTACCCATTTGCAAGTATAAGCAGCTCACCCGCAAGTCATGTTCAAACTAAAGCGGGTGAAATTGCTGCAAAAGTTAATCAAAGGTCTGGCAGTCTTCAATGGTTTTCCAATATGAGTATTTACGAGATGAATGGGAAGCCGTGGTGTGGCCATAGCGTTGATTACGCATACAATAAACACGGAATTGCCTACTCTTTTGAGATGCGAGTTTTCCCGGAATCCGATAATACCATAATGTCCAAGTTTCAATCACTACCGAAAGGGTATGACGCCTCTTTACGTAACGGCTATTTTACTGGAATCAGAGAGCTCTATAACACAGTGGTCAGTGAAAAACAACGCAAGCAACGGCGCAATCTAATAAAATAG
- the LOC123699248 gene encoding carboxypeptidase B-like — protein MARGILFICGIYLLCWQADGNENNKYDDYLLLRLYPKASKEIDILNNLEKSIEGIEILKKSRSFNDTTDILVPPNQLAFIRDIAHENGITFDVKENYGRTFDPAERTPRRRILRGFDVFEYHSYAAMQEHLDMLTKRHPELISMQTLGESYQRRRVRLVKISSNPKAGNPIIFIDAGIHAREWVAPAMAMYLVHRLVNDPDARRDLAGVDWYILPVVNPDGYEYTRANKVNRLWRKTRSKNTVYGCFGVDGNRNYGYKWAVSGVSKNPCDQETYAGPKPFSEPETQMVRNVMMEYGKRIKLYVSLHSYGQYLVYPWGYTGDFLPKEWQKLDSLARMVSNAVENAGGQPFRVMSAGKWYPAAGGSDDFAFGAIGVPYSYTMELTDGYEFLFPERLLHTVFPQYYEGFKVFATQIKNEFAPTRHKKRITGPAH, from the exons gtatttatttattatgctgGCAAGCCGACGGCaatgaaaataacaaatatgacGA TTACTTACTCTTACGATTATACCCTAAAGCCAGCAAAGAAATTgacatattaaataacttaGAGAAGAGTATAGAGGGCATAGAAATTCTCAAAAAAAGTAGGAGCTTCAATGATACCACCGATATTTTGGTGCCTCCAAATCAGTTGGCATTTATACGAGATATAGCCCATGAAAATGGTATAACATTTGACGTGAAGGAAAATTACGGcag GACATTCGACCCAGCAGAAAGAACTCCAAGGAGAAGAATCTTGCGAGGCTTCGATGTGTTTGAATATCACTCATATGCCGCc ATGCAAGAACATTTAGATATGTTAACAAAACGACACCCAGAATTAATAAGCATGCAAACACTGGGAGAGAGCTACCAAAGGCGGAGAGTGAGACTCGTTAAAATTTCCTCAAATCCGAAAGCAGGAAATCccattattttcattgatGCTG GTATCCACGCCCGCGAGTGGGTGGCGCCCGCGATGGCGATGTACCTCGTGCACCGGCTGGTCAACGACCCGGACGCGCGGCGGGACCTCGCTGGCGTCGACTGGTACATACTGCCCGTGGTCAACCCTGATGGGTATGAGTATACGCGCGCTAATAAAGTG aatcGTCTCTggagaaaaacccgttccaaAAACACGGTGTACGGCTGTTTTGGTGTCGATGGCAACCGCAACTATGGTTACAAGTGGGCGGTCAGCGGGGTCTCTAAGAACCCTTGCGACCAGGAAACATACGCCGGACCCAAACCCTTTTCCGAGCCAGAGACGCAAATGGTCCGTAACGTCATGATGGAATACGGGAAAAGGATAAAGCTATACGTGTCCTTACACAGCTATGGACAATATCTTGTGTATCCTTGGGGATACACCGGAGATTTCCTGCCTAAGGAATGGCAGAAATTAGATTCTTTAGCACGAATGGTCTCGAATGCTGTGGAAAATGCTGGTGGACAACCTTTTAGGGTAATGAGCGCTGGTAAATGGTATCCTGCTGCGGGTGGTAGTGATGACTTCGCGTTTGGAGCTATCGGTGTCCCATATTCATATACCATGGAACTAACAGATGGTTATGAGTTCTTATTCCCAGAACGACTCCTGCATACAGTTTTCCCTCAGTATTATGAAGGTTTCAAGGTCTTCGCCACACAAATAAAGAATGAATTCGCGCCAACTAGACATAAAAAGAGAATAACCGGCCCAGCCCATTGA